The Enoplosus armatus isolate fEnoArm2 chromosome 21, fEnoArm2.hap1, whole genome shotgun sequence genomic sequence ATTCATTTACCCCCTGATTCAAGGTAATGACTTAGAAGAGATATAAAACCAGCCACTCCATGGAAGACAAATCAAGTAATGACTTTGCGGAGTCATAAGATGCTAATTTTGAGCTGCCGCACCAAAATGAAGTTGTCTAATTAACATTCAGCACATTCAAAGATCAGTTCTCCGGTTTCTGGCTTTAGGAAGAACTTGCTGCCTCATTAGTTCAACAGTTTTGTTAAAAATTGTAACATTTATTGTTTCTAAATAAAATTAGCAACAATTAGTGTGGGtagatatgaaaatatatatctgTGGATACTTTCCCATTTCCTTAACTTGAATAACTTTGGCTCCAAGTAATTGACCTGATTGCTACACAGAGACATTTCTATATACACAGAGActgtaaagaaatgtaatgaaaccAGACGGAGCAGAAAGGATGAAAGCTCATTCATTACTTAGTTTGAGTCGCCAGCAAAACTGTTATTAAACtgttattatataattatgttttttctgCAATAATGACTTTTGACTTTTCATTGGTTTTTCTCCATATATTTACCATAATTACCGACAGAAGCTCACAAATTCATGGCTTCCCAAGAGCCTTGAGGAATCAGCAAATGAGACCTTTTTATATCCTCAGACATTAGCTTCGCTGTAGCAGATCGGTTACTTTGCCGACCGATGACATGCTGAGGATGAGTCACATTATGATCCACCATACATCACTGTTGCATAATGTTCACACAAAGCATCGCCCTCGTGCatcaaatgtaaacatttgtgACTTTCTTATTTTTAGTCTGATTGTTTCATGTAACGCTGGAGTCAATGCAGCCTTAATGTCTGCTGTCTTTGATGCATGATATAATGTGATATAATGTaaagtaatataatatacaggCTTccaaaagaggagaagatgaaatgatgaacaaGACATAGAAGTGATAAAAAATACTCCTGCTTTCAGTGAAAATCAGTTGTATACAGATAGAAAAACTACGAAGAAGGTGACAGTAAACAACTTAACCCTTGTGTGTTGACATTGGCCAtacttcctcattgtttgggGTCCCACAGGCACACTGCTGCATGTCtaaaaataatagtaataaaaaaacaacaacaattcttTTAATTGAATGTGGTATGTGGTTATATGGCAAtgcatgaatatatatatattctttttgtttgcttAAAAACTCATTTACAGACAAAGAAGTCTACAGTATCAGTTATAGTTAGTAGTAGTATTGCCCCATATCATTTGAtttgttattgtcttttatctatttaaatggttttttttgtatattttattatttcactttcatAATTTCTAGTTCTCATGTGCATTagtctcattttgttttgctgttttgtgctgtCTTATTATTAGCTTGTCAGTCGTCTGTAAAACACTTTGACTTGTATGAAAGGCGCTAAAGTTTGAGCCATCGATTGACTGATTATGAACAAAGTGTTAtaaaacagacaggcagacaggggctcattatttatattttgttatagtgatgcatgcacatgtgttgGTGTTGATGGACATCACTTTTTAGATGATGAGGCATGTTTGTTGAGCACACCTGGTGAGTCGATCGGTTTTCTCTTGCTGATGTTTTGTGGAAAAGACAGCAAGATCCTCAGCAAAGTCAAGATCTTCAGGCTGGCGAGAGAGGGTCCACTGGAGgcctctgtgtttgtcagcagTTGTTCTTCGCATAATTCAATCGATGACAGTCAGGaagagaatgagggagagaatGCAGCCTTGGTTTAATTTTACAGGGAACCACTATGAGATGGTATAAAGCCATTAAAATCCATTATGTTTAACCATGTATGCGTTATTGTCAAgcaaataaaacagtgtgttttctgagctGTTACAGAGGGACTCCAAACACAACATTAGGATGACAGTAGCTGGAGACAGATGCACCTCACACGTTTGTGCAACTCTGCCATCTAACATAACTTCACTGGCTATCATAATACTTAGTTCACCCAACAGCCTGTGGTGCCAGCATTGCAGGATAAAGGAGAGCTGTTTTCTTGGCACCCACACTGCAGGCGAAAGAAAACTGAGCTCAATACATCAGGCTGGGTAGCTTCAGAGTCTAAAACAACATTGTACGTATAAAGATATGTTTCTCTGCTCTCATGAGAGCATTTCTGAACGTGAACAAATTTGAAGAAGCTAAAAAATGATACAATGAACTGTAAAAATCAAGGGAATTAAAAGGCCATGTTAACAAATCAGCAAGATTGTGAGGTCTGAGGCTGAAGTGTATCAACTTTTACTGTCAAAATGGCTTAAAAGGTGAAATGATGGGTCATCCTGCTTGCTGGTTGGGTGGTTTGAATCTTGCTTGCACTGGACCTTGGTCATATATCATCTCCCTTCTGTCTTTCTACTGGATTCTCTCCACTGTCCACTAAAGCAGAAATACCTCGATATGTGCAGTGCTGTGTCCAGTGAAAGGTGgaccctcccctctgtctcagtctcacctcacctcacctctagtttaacacacacagagaaaaatgcaaaaatttAATAAGTTGCCACATTTCCATTAAAATTTGcagcagaaaatgtgttcatttggcCTCCTGTGACACGAATCtagatttttagatttttagactttttacattttccaatgCACAAATGGGGGATGTCTTGTTTAATGATGCTCAACAGTTTTTACTCCGCTGTGACATAAGATTGTGGGAAGCTGTGTGGCTGCCTGCAGGTTATTGTCATCGCTTTGTCATCTCGTATTTTGGGTGAAGGATGgctgttaaatgtgtgtgtgtgtgtgtgtgtgtgtgtgtgtgtggtgggtcgAGCCTGCAGCGCGCCACCTCTCCATCTGTGCGTGTGCACGAGTGTCCGCAAAgccgctgctgctcctctgcagaCGCGCAGAACCAGCCACAAACTTTGATGAGCTGCAAGCTTCACCAAGGCAACAAAACAACCTGAATCGTAACTGGGagaatacattgtttttaaagatttatcgTACATTGTGCGTCCGCTAATTCGGGTTGATCAAGGTGAGTAAACCTGCGGGCTTCAAATTGCAGTGATGTGTTTACAGTGCGCGTTTTTTTCCTGAAagcctggagctgctgtgtgtttatttcctgttttgcaTGATCTACAAGTGGCTCCGGAACCGAAGGGAAGTTTGTAAGGCTGACATGGTTTTGCAGTAAAGtgatgatatattttttatcaATTTTAGTCAGGATTAAATTTTTTTCACGTGCGTTTTTCTGGCTCACACCGACGTTCATTTTAACAGCTACATAATTGAATGCCGTGTaagcatttcttttatttatccGCTTTAAAGTAACAAACAGGTGTCAAAATGGAAAGCACTCCGGTGGAAATTTTCAAAGAAGACAATAAGTGCCTGTCCACGCTGCTGGAGGACTGTCCGGTGAATTCTTCAGCCTGGGTGTCCGGATACTCCGAGAGCCGCAACGTGACCCACGATGATAGCTGGGAGCAGGAGGGCATGTCTCCCATCATCCCCATCATCACCGCCGTCTACTCCGTGGTGTTTGTGGTCGGCTTGTTGGGCAACTGCCTCGTCATGTATGTGATCATCAGGTAAGGTCACTTTAAAGTGAAATCCAAGAGAATGCAAACGTTTTCTCTCATATATGACCATAAAAACCCATACAGTAATTATATGGGGTGTTCACTGTGCCAGAAATACAGTGCAAGTTTATATAGCAATACAATAGGAACACTGTGGTGATTTAAAGTAGTTTGATTTTCTGACTAGACTTGTTAGAGGGACCTGATCTGTTTTGGCACAGACGAGGAAGCctaattgtgtttttgcagaaaacaacagaggtCCAGACAGAGGAATGTGTTTCTCCACAATCACTGTAAATGTTATTACTTGTGGAGAAGACACTGGCACCAACTCTTGATTTCACAGTGACCTTTAGGCCATCTGGTCTATGTCATTGTTCTCCTTAATGCCTGCATTTTGTTCTTGGATGCTTCTCTAGTGACAGAATGAAGAAAGAAGGCATATTGAGCTAAAAGAGTTATAGTAACTCCAAAGAGTTAGCATGTAATTTGCATGTAAATGCCTGGGACAACATCTAAATATATATGGATTTTGTAGCTAGTAGGCACAATAGACAAAACAGGAGTTTAATTTGGCAAAGAAAGGGTTAAGTGTTAATGCTGCCATTCCTGATTCAACTTAAATGTGTAAAGCATTGCAATATAGAATTGATTCCGACTCCTTCAGTGGTTGAGAAGTGCCCGAAACCTTCAAAGTGGCCCATTTTATGAATCTAATAAACCCTCAAGACCCCCAAAGTGTAATAACAATATTCCATAAATCTCTCCTAGTCTGGTGGACATGATATTAATCACAGCTGAAACCAGCGGTACTTTATCAAGCTGATAGCTGTCTTGCACCTCATTGGGCGTTATTTATGGCGTGCAAGAGCAACAAATCTCCTCTGATCTAATGTGAAATGCAGCAGTGTCATCCAGAATGTTTCAGTTCATAGACAACAATTACCTCAAATCACATTGACTGCGTCGCCTGTCGGTGGAAGCCAATTTCATCATGTCAGTTCCAGAAAAGACGATACGTTTTACGGTTTAGTAGCTCCGTAGAAGACGATTCAACTGAAGTAAAAAGAGGCTTTATGTTGATTTAGTGTAAACAAATATCTGAAATTACAGTCATCCAATAAGGTAACATAGGACACACATTAGAGCTATAAACCATTAGTAGAAGTACCTAACATGGCAGTATACGTTTTAAGGCTTTAAATggacaactccaaatgaatgtttgcTAATGTGTTTGGcaaaacaactttataaggtcaaacattttcaacaagaaaattgtttttaaaaaataattgctgccccaaagtggccaaaatgggaagatcaataccactctcataggCCTATCTGTGCATTAAATATttagctacagctagcagcctgTCACATTTACGGTTTTGTacggatgaaacaaacaaaatgtgacgtgttaattagtgagttttaaaggtgctggtaggaatatagccaggctagctgtttctccctctttctagtctttatgctaagctaagctaaccagctactggCAGTAGCTTgatatttaacatacagacatgagagtggtatcaatcttctcacctaactcttggcaagaaagccaatgatgaaatttcccaaaatgtcgaaccaTTCCTTCAAGGCTTTCAACATATAAAAAATCTGTTACGTCATCAGTATGGCTTCATCCAAGGATTTTATCAATGGCAAGAGAAAGAATTTAGGTTTGATTCTGAGTCATCGTGTGATATGTCATAGCTTGGTACTCGCGCCAAGGACATAAATCATAATCCCAACTGGACTTTTATTGACAATAGACAATTAACATGCACATACTGCCTGGTGTTAACACTGGATCAAGAAACATGTGTGGCATGGTAACAACTTTGTTGTTtattataaacacaaaaaaatgcatcacttcctgtgagcCATGACAATGTTGCCCAGTCACCATGAATCAGATCAGGCAAAAGCTCGTGTTTTAATCTCAATGCTTCATTACATCCTGTAGGCGTCACCAGTGGTaaaaattaaaactttaaattaaacttttaaagttAAACTTTGCAAAGGCTATCACATACTGCTTTAATGATAAtttaatgaagtgaaaatagACTACACATGGCCTGCAATCAGACGTATACTATACATAACAATGAAGTGTGAGTCAGAAAAATTACATTACGGATTCAAGGAAGCAGTGTGGACTAATGGACGATGTTTAATTCATAATGAGCCAAGAAGGAATGCTTTTAAAGAGTCAGCCAGGCAATATACGGCTGCCATGGCAGTCAGGATGGATGGTTAGCTCTggtcatctctctcctccttgcTACTATAGGACAACCTTGTGTTCTGCATGTCTAACAGGTACACAAAGATGAAGACAGCCACCAACATTTACATCTTCAACTTAGCGCTCGCTGATGCCCTCGTCACCACCACAATGCCCTTCCAGAGCACGGACTACCTGTTGAATACCTGGCCCTTTGGTGAGGTGGTTTGCAAGGTCTTCATCTCCATCGACTACTACAACATGTTCACCAGCATCTTTACTCTCACCATGATGAGCGTGGATCGCTACGTGGCCGTGTGCCACCCGGTGAAAGCCCTGGACTTCCGCACTCCGATCAAAGCCAAGATGATCAATGTGTGCATCTGGATCCTGTCCTCGGCCGCGGGGATACCTGCTTTCATTCTGGGTGGCACCCAGACAAAGAGTGGTGAGGAAGTGCTTTCACCATCCCTGAATAAAGTTGACAACTTGCAGCCCATTTTTTAAGTATGGGAGACACACTTAAAGCACGTGCCGATAATATTTAAAGAGCAGAAATATATTCTATAAAGTCTGTCAGAGTTTTCCATTAGCCACACATGATGCGTCATCCTTCCTGAATATAGATTATCTTAAGAACGAAGCAGAGTTTAGAGCAAAATATTCCCTTTGAGTGCAGATTAGTTGTTCCATAACAGCTTGCTAAATTGATAGCAGAGTggaactttattttattttatttcattttaagcaCAAAGTGCACTTCATCTCTTAATTCacatcttctccctccctctctcttttgctccTGCAGACATAACTGAGTGTGCCTTACAGTTCCCAGAGCCGTACGTGTACTGGGACACACTGATGAAGATATGCGTGTTTGTCTTTGCCTTCATCGTGCCTGTGCTCATCATCACCGTGTGCTACTCCCTCATGGTCCTGAGGCTGAAGAGCGTCCGAATGTTGTCCGGCTCGCGGGAAAAGGACCGCAACCTGCGCCGGATCACGCGGCTGGTGGTGGTCGTGGTGGCTGTGTTCGTGGTCTGCTGGACGCCCATTCACATTTTCATCCTGGTCAAGGCGCTCGTGAGCGTGCCCGAAACCACCGCCATCATGGCCGCCTACTTCTTCTGCGTGGCTCTGGGCTACACGAACAGTAGCCTCAACCCCGTCCTCTATGCCTTTCTGGATGAGAATTTCAAACGCTGCTTCAAAGACTTCTGCCTCTCGGCCAAACTGAAGGGGGACAAGGTGTCAGGGAGCAAGAGGCTCCCCAGCACCGTGCGGGAGGCCGCTGTTCCCCTGGAGAACCCAGATGGGACTAAAAAGCCGACATGACTAGCAGTGGAACTGTCTTCAATTTCCCACATTGGAAAAGAAGACTCGCATGACCTGGGCCTAACCCATGTCACATCAGCAATGTAGACGAGTTCTGACTCTATTACAGagcttattttcattatcaccTGGGGTTTAAGCAGTGCCAACACTgacatgatttcatttcagagaTCAAATGAAAGTTgcatattatacattttattccaTCTTTTTCATAAATTCACATAGAATGACAACACCAAGCTcctctgcttttttcccctcatggCAGTTGTTATAAAGAGTGCATTTATTCTTTCAACATGCAGGTGGATGTGAACTTGAGGAGAATTTGGtttaaggaggaaaaaagaccATTTTCAAACCGTTCCCTGTCCCGCTAGAGAGTACATTATTAAGAAAGAGCTGCTCATTAATTATATCAGTGAGTGGGAAATCACTAAACCATGTGGCCCGTCCCAAACAATATTAAGAGGTAATGAGAATATAGAT encodes the following:
- the LOC139303997 gene encoding delta-type opioid receptor-like isoform X1, encoding MESTPVEIFKEDNKCLSTLLEDCPVNSSAWVSGYSESRNVTHDDSWEQEGMSPIIPIITAVYSVVFVVGLLGNCLVMYVIIRYTKMKTATNIYIFNLALADALVTTTMPFQSTDYLLNTWPFGEVVCKVFISIDYYNMFTSIFTLTMMSVDRYVAVCHPVKALDFRTPIKAKMINVCIWILSSAAGIPAFILGGTQTKSDITECALQFPEPYVYWDTLMKICVFVFAFIVPVLIITVCYSLMVLRLKSVRMLSGSREKDRNLRRITRLVVVVVAVFVVCWTPIHIFILVKALVSVPETTAIMAAYFFCVALGYTNSSLNPVLYAFLDENFKRCFKDFCLSAKLKGDKVSGSKRLPSTVREAAVPLENPDGTKKPT
- the LOC139303997 gene encoding kappa-type opioid receptor-like isoform X2 yields the protein MSPIIPIITAVYSVVFVVGLLGNCLVMYVIIRYTKMKTATNIYIFNLALADALVTTTMPFQSTDYLLNTWPFGEVVCKVFISIDYYNMFTSIFTLTMMSVDRYVAVCHPVKALDFRTPIKAKMINVCIWILSSAAGIPAFILGGTQTKSDITECALQFPEPYVYWDTLMKICVFVFAFIVPVLIITVCYSLMVLRLKSVRMLSGSREKDRNLRRITRLVVVVVAVFVVCWTPIHIFILVKALVSVPETTAIMAAYFFCVALGYTNSSLNPVLYAFLDENFKRCFKDFCLSAKLKGDKVSGSKRLPSTVREAAVPLENPDGTKKPT